In Staphylococcus saccharolyticus, one genomic interval encodes:
- a CDS encoding putative polysaccharide biosynthesis protein translates to MSESKEMVRGTFLITISILITKVLGVLFIIPFTSLIGGQENMAPFTYAYAPYNIAIAVATAGVPLAASKYVAKYNAIGAYRVSQKFYKSSFIVMSITGILGFLVLYFLAPYIAELTLSRNSHDKNGWSVADITWIIRIISMVVIFIPVLATWRGIFQGYKSMGPTAVSEVTEQIARIIFILVGSYLVLNVFVGTVLQANGIATFAAAVGAIAGILTLWYYWIKRKKNINQMVASDTANLQVPYGKMYKEIIAYSIPFVIVSLNFPLFNLVDQFTHNGALSLVGVAPPLQDIFFNMLNMSTNKIVMIPTSLSAGFAVSLIPYITKTYEEGHLLEMHRQIRTSIGVLMFITVPASIGIMALAQPLFTVFYGHDPIVHDHDPNFDGSRLLFYYAPVAILISLLSVTASMLQGIDKQKLTVYVILGSVVIKLALNYPLIMMLHTPGAVLSTAIALLFAISCNFFILRKYAQFKFSYSWVHMGKIFLISFIMMIGVELVFFILKLFLEPTRVGYLIIVAIGVIVGALIYGGITIKTKLADEFLGEIPAKIRRKVKILQG, encoded by the coding sequence ATGAGTGAAAGTAAAGAAATGGTTCGTGGGACCTTTTTGATTACAATAAGTATTTTAATTACTAAAGTATTAGGAGTTTTATTTATTATTCCATTCACTTCCTTAATAGGTGGACAGGAGAACATGGCTCCTTTTACTTATGCTTATGCTCCTTATAATATAGCTATTGCTGTAGCAACGGCAGGTGTGCCTCTAGCTGCATCAAAATATGTTGCTAAATATAATGCAATAGGTGCGTATAGGGTCAGCCAGAAATTTTATAAATCTAGTTTTATTGTAATGAGTATTACAGGTATACTAGGATTTCTTGTTTTATATTTTTTAGCTCCATACATTGCAGAATTAACTTTATCACGTAATTCTCATGATAAAAATGGTTGGTCTGTAGCTGATATCACGTGGATTATAAGAATTATCAGTATGGTCGTTATATTTATTCCTGTACTAGCTACTTGGAGAGGCATCTTCCAGGGATATAAATCTATGGGGCCTACAGCTGTATCAGAAGTGACAGAACAAATTGCACGGATCATTTTCATTTTAGTAGGTAGTTACTTAGTATTAAATGTATTTGTTGGAACTGTTTTACAAGCAAATGGTATTGCTACGTTTGCAGCAGCTGTAGGTGCAATCGCGGGTATACTCACTTTATGGTACTATTGGATTAAACGTAAGAAAAATATTAATCAAATGGTTGCATCAGATACTGCTAATTTACAAGTGCCATATGGCAAGATGTACAAAGAAATTATTGCCTATAGTATCCCGTTTGTTATTGTGAGTCTTAATTTCCCATTATTTAATTTAGTAGATCAATTTACGCATAACGGTGCGTTGAGTTTAGTTGGTGTTGCACCTCCTTTACAAGATATATTCTTCAATATGTTGAATATGTCGACAAATAAAATTGTAATGATTCCTACTTCTTTAAGTGCAGGGTTTGCGGTGAGTTTGATTCCATATATTACCAAAACTTATGAAGAGGGACATTTGTTAGAAATGCATAGACAAATTAGAACCTCTATTGGTGTATTAATGTTTATAACTGTTCCTGCTAGTATAGGAATTATGGCTCTAGCACAACCATTGTTCACAGTGTTCTATGGCCATGATCCTATCGTACACGATCACGATCCTAACTTTGATGGTAGTAGATTACTTTTTTACTACGCACCAGTAGCGATTCTTATTTCTTTACTCAGTGTAACGGCATCAATGTTACAAGGTATTGATAAACAAAAATTAACAGTTTATGTAATTTTAGGTTCAGTTGTCATTAAATTAGCTTTAAACTATCCACTAATTATGATGTTACACACACCAGGTGCAGTATTAAGTACTGCGATAGCGCTGTTGTTTGCTATTAGTTGTAATTTCTTTATTCTTAGAAAATATGCTCAATTTAAATTTAGTTATAGCTGGGTTCATATGGGTAAAATATTCCTTATATCATTTATTATGATGATTGGAGTTGAACTTGTATTCTTTATTTTAAAACTTTTCTTAGAACCTACAAGAGTTGGCTATTTAATTATTGTGGCAATTGGTGTTATAGTAGGTGCACTTATCTATGGTGGCATCACAATTAAAACAAAATTAGCCGATGAATTTTTAGGAGAAATACCAGCAAAAATTAGACGAAAAGTGAAGATTTTACAAGGTTAA
- a CDS encoding YtxH domain-containing protein → MGKSTNLFRIVLGIGSAVAAVALTRKDSREKLKKEYNKYKENPESYKANAKDFAGQLGAKANETIQNVKNNPKGYVERIKNDPKAFFEDEKSKFTGSDDKKRDYLEESKFDDEGGATINNNLRVVTEEDLKNNKNALQDK, encoded by the coding sequence ATGGGTAAAAGTACAAATTTATTTAGAATTGTGTTAGGTATCGGTAGCGCAGTAGCTGCAGTTGCACTAACTCGTAAAGATAGTAGAGAAAAATTAAAAAAAGAATATAATAAATATAAAGAAAATCCTGAATCATATAAAGCAAACGCTAAAGATTTCGCAGGACAACTGGGTGCTAAAGCAAATGAAACAATTCAAAATGTGAAAAATAACCCAAAAGGTTATGTAGAACGTATTAAAAATGACCCAAAAGCTTTCTTTGAAGACGAAAAGTCTAAATTTACTGGTTCAGACGATAAGAAAAGAGATTATCTTGAAGAAAGTAAATTTGACGATGAGGGTGGTGCCACCATCAACAATAATCTAAGAGTTGTAACAGAAGAAGATTTAAAAAATAATAAAAATGCTTTGCAAGATAAATAG
- the pepV gene encoding dipeptidase PepV, whose amino-acid sequence MWKEKVLEYENQMIDDLKGLLSIESVRDDSKASKEAPVGPGPREALDYMYKIAHRDGFSTHDVDHIAGRIEAGKGEDVLGILCHVDVVPAGDGWDSNPFNPVVTDDAIIARGTLDDKGPTIAAYYAIKILNEMNVDWKKRIHMIIGTDEESDWKCTDRYFKMEEMPTLGFAPDAEFPVIHGEKGITTFDLVQNKVAEDTDEPDYELLHFESGQRYNMVPDHAEAKVLVKENMTDVIQNFEYFLENRHLQGDSTVDSGILILSVEGKAVHGMDPSLGVNAGLYLLKFLSTLNLNKSAKDFVEFNQRYLFDSHFGEKMGMKFHTDVMGDVTTNIGVIKYDKDNAGCYGVNLRYPEGFEFEEAINRFSDEIKELGFDLELGKVQKPHYVDKNDPFVETLVKAYRNQTGDITEPYTIGGGTYARNLDKGVAFGAMFEDTEDLMHQKNEYMTRKQLINATSIYLEAIYALCVEE is encoded by the coding sequence ATGTGGAAAGAAAAGGTTCTAGAATATGAAAATCAAATGATTGATGATCTAAAAGGTTTATTATCTATCGAAAGTGTGAGAGATGATTCTAAAGCCTCTAAAGAAGCACCAGTTGGACCAGGACCGAGAGAAGCTCTAGATTACATGTATAAAATTGCTCATAGAGACGGCTTTTCAACACATGATGTTGATCACATTGCCGGTAGAATTGAAGCGGGTAAGGGAGAAGATGTATTAGGTATTTTATGTCATGTAGACGTTGTACCTGCTGGAGATGGATGGGATTCAAATCCTTTTAATCCTGTTGTAACTGATGATGCTATTATTGCTAGAGGTACGCTAGATGACAAAGGACCTACAATTGCTGCATATTATGCAATCAAGATACTAAATGAAATGAACGTTGATTGGAAGAAACGTATTCATATGATTATAGGAACTGATGAAGAATCAGATTGGAAATGTACAGATAGATATTTTAAAATGGAAGAAATGCCAACATTAGGTTTTGCACCAGATGCGGAGTTCCCTGTAATTCATGGAGAAAAAGGCATTACGACATTTGATTTAGTACAAAATAAAGTTGCCGAAGATACAGACGAGCCGGATTATGAACTTTTACATTTTGAGTCCGGACAAAGATATAATATGGTGCCAGACCATGCAGAAGCTAAAGTACTAGTTAAAGAGAATATGACTGATGTCATTCAAAACTTTGAGTACTTTTTAGAAAATCGTCATTTACAAGGTGACAGCACTGTAGATAGTGGTATTTTAATTTTAAGTGTCGAAGGAAAAGCAGTTCATGGTATGGATCCTTCACTAGGTGTCAATGCTGGTTTATACTTACTGAAATTCTTATCTACACTTAACTTAAATAAAAGTGCTAAAGACTTTGTAGAATTTAACCAACGTTACTTGTTCGATTCTCATTTTGGAGAAAAAATGGGAATGAAATTCCATACTGATGTTATGGGTGATGTAACTACAAATATAGGTGTGATTAAGTATGATAAAGACAATGCAGGTTGTTATGGTGTGAATTTAAGATATCCGGAAGGTTTTGAATTCGAAGAAGCTATTAATCGATTTAGTGATGAAATTAAGGAGCTAGGATTTGACCTTGAGTTAGGTAAAGTTCAAAAACCTCACTATGTGGATAAGAATGATCCATTTGTAGAAACACTTGTTAAAGCATATAGAAACCAAACAGGTGACATAACAGAACCTTATACTATTGGGGGTGGAACTTACGCTCGTAATTTGGACAAAGGTGTCGCTTTTGGGGCAATGTTTGAAGATACAGAAGATTTAATGCATCAGAAAAATGAATATATGACTAGAAAACAATTAATTAATGCAACAAGTATCTATTTAGAAGCGATTTATGCTTTATGTGTGGAGGAATAA
- the dat gene encoding D-amino-acid transaminase, whose amino-acid sequence MTKVFINGEFLDEKDAKVSYEDRGYVFGDGIYEYIRVYEGKLFTVKEHFERFLRSADEIGLDLGYTVDELIDLVRQLLHQNNVKNGGIYIQATRGVAPRNHSFPIPSVKPVIMAFTKSYDRPYEDLDKGVFGVTTEDIRWLRCDIKSLNLLGNVLAKEYAVKYNATEAIQHRGETVTEGASSNVYAIKDGVIYTHPINNYILNGITRRVIKWVTDDYNIPFIEETFTVDFLKNADEVIISSTSAEVMPIIKLDGENINKGKVGPITRQLQEGFKKYIESHSI is encoded by the coding sequence ATGACAAAAGTTTTTATTAATGGTGAATTTTTAGACGAAAAAGATGCTAAAGTTTCATATGAGGATCGCGGTTATGTATTTGGGGATGGTATTTATGAATACATCCGCGTATATGAAGGTAAGTTATTTACAGTTAAAGAACATTTCGAAAGATTTCTAAGAAGTGCAGATGAAATAGGTCTAGACTTAGGCTATACCGTAGATGAACTCATCGATTTAGTTCGTCAACTTTTACATCAAAATAATGTTAAGAATGGTGGTATTTATATTCAAGCTACTAGAGGTGTAGCCCCACGTAATCATTCGTTTCCAATTCCTTCTGTTAAACCTGTGATTATGGCATTCACAAAAAGTTATGATAGACCTTATGAAGACTTAGACAAAGGTGTTTTTGGAGTAACTACAGAAGATATTAGATGGCTTCGTTGTGATATTAAAAGTTTAAATTTATTAGGTAACGTCTTAGCTAAAGAATACGCTGTCAAATACAATGCAACAGAAGCAATTCAACATCGTGGAGAAACTGTAACAGAAGGTGCTTCAAGTAATGTGTATGCTATTAAAGACGGTGTTATTTACACACATCCAATTAACAATTATATCCTCAATGGTATTACACGTCGTGTGATTAAGTGGGTAACTGATGATTACAATATTCCTTTTATAGAAGAAACGTTTACGGTTGATTTCTTGAAAAATGCTGATGAAGTTATTATTTCAAGTACATCAGCTGAAGTGATGCCCATCATTAAGTTAGACGGCGAAAATATTAACAAAGGTAAAGTTGGTCCTATTACGCGTCAACTACAAGAAGGATTTAAAAAATATATTGAATCGCACAGTATTTAA
- a CDS encoding phosphotransferase family protein, with the protein MEQFYQLGWTLDSAGGASGEAYMAEQDGQKLFLKRNSNPFIAALSAEGIVPKLVWTKRIETGEVVTAQHWKNGRELKSDEMDQTRVAQLLNTIHSSKPLLSMLKRMEMEPITPEIMLNKINASLSREVLTHHVVRKALTYLEEHIPNLDSRFFTVVHGDVNHNNWLLSDRDELYLVDWEGAMIADPAIDIGMLLYNYVHQQNWSKWFKTYGVEESLNLNKRMKWYTVIQAIGLIQWYEEQKRYKDMNIWLKFLNEVMNSNLFI; encoded by the coding sequence TTGGAGCAGTTTTATCAGTTAGGGTGGACACTTGATTCAGCTGGCGGTGCTTCGGGTGAAGCTTATATGGCTGAGCAGGATGGTCAAAAGTTATTTTTGAAACGAAATTCAAATCCTTTTATAGCTGCATTGTCTGCAGAAGGAATAGTACCAAAACTTGTATGGACTAAACGTATTGAAACAGGAGAAGTTGTTACCGCACAACATTGGAAAAATGGTCGTGAACTCAAATCAGATGAAATGGATCAAACGAGAGTTGCACAACTGTTGAATACAATCCACAGTTCTAAGCCATTATTAAGTATGCTTAAAAGAATGGAAATGGAACCGATTACTCCTGAAATTATGTTAAATAAAATTAATGCTTCTTTATCTAGAGAAGTATTAACTCATCATGTGGTTAGAAAGGCATTAACATATTTAGAAGAACATATTCCAAATCTAGATTCACGCTTTTTTACTGTTGTACATGGTGATGTCAACCACAATAACTGGTTATTATCTGATAGAGATGAATTATATCTTGTAGATTGGGAAGGCGCCATGATTGCTGATCCCGCAATCGATATTGGTATGCTGCTTTATAACTACGTTCATCAACAAAATTGGTCGAAATGGTTCAAAACTTATGGTGTTGAAGAAAGTTTGAACTTAAATAAACGTATGAAATGGTATACGGTGATTCAAGCTATTGGATTAATTCAGTGGTATGAAGAACAAAAACGCTATAAAGATATGAATATATGGCTTAAATTTTTAAATGAAGTAATGAATAGTAACTTATTTATATAA
- the trmB gene encoding tRNA (guanosine(46)-N7)-methyltransferase TrmB, which translates to MRVRYKPWAEDYLKKHPDLVDMDGAHAGKMYEWFDKEQPIYIEIGSGMGQFITTLASQHPEINFVSMEREKSVMYKVLDKTKELGLTNLKMICNDAIELNEYFKENEISRVYLNFSDPWPKKRHTKRRLTYHTYLALYKQILKADGEIHFKTDNRGLFAYSLESMSQFGMYFTKMNLNLHEEDDEDNILTEYEKKFSEKGSRIYRMEAKFHKNFE; encoded by the coding sequence ATGAGGGTTCGTTACAAACCGTGGGCAGAGGACTATCTAAAAAAACATCCTGACTTGGTTGATATGGATGGAGCCCATGCAGGAAAGATGTATGAATGGTTTGACAAAGAACAACCTATTTATATCGAAATTGGCTCAGGTATGGGTCAATTTATCACAACTTTAGCATCACAACATCCCGAAATTAACTTTGTTTCTATGGAACGCGAAAAAAGTGTCATGTATAAAGTGCTTGATAAAACTAAAGAACTTGGTCTCACAAATTTGAAGATGATTTGCAATGATGCCATAGAACTCAATGAATATTTTAAAGAAAATGAAATTTCTAGAGTATATCTTAACTTTTCTGATCCTTGGCCTAAAAAACGTCATACAAAACGACGTCTGACGTATCATACATACCTTGCTTTGTATAAGCAAATTTTAAAAGCTGATGGTGAAATTCATTTCAAGACAGACAATCGTGGGTTGTTTGCTTATAGTTTAGAAAGTATGTCTCAATTTGGTATGTATTTTACTAAAATGAACTTAAACTTACATGAAGAAGACGATGAAGATAATATTCTTACTGAATATGAAAAGAAATTTTCTGAAAAAGGCTCACGAATTTATCGTATGGAAGCGAAATTTCATAAAAATTTCGAATAA
- a CDS encoding PepSY domain-containing protein has protein sequence MKLVNLKRIAIMALSTAVLVSIISVIYLAKNKLYNAEQLLTEVKTYFRDVKGSYIVQQPIILNQINNNQPIYQGGITTYKNGKLIDYEFYADAYSGQVIDIIEL, from the coding sequence ATGAAGTTAGTTAATTTAAAAAGGATAGCAATCATGGCTCTTTCAACAGCTGTACTTGTTTCAATTATTTCAGTCATTTATCTAGCTAAAAACAAACTATATAATGCAGAACAATTACTTACAGAAGTTAAAACGTATTTTAGAGATGTTAAAGGCTCTTATATCGTGCAACAACCTATCATTTTAAATCAAATCAATAATAACCAACCTATTTATCAAGGCGGCATCACTACTTACAAGAACGGAAAGCTTATTGACTATGAATTTTATGCAGATGCATATTCTGGTCAAGTGATAGACATCATTGAATTATAA
- a CDS encoding M42 family metallopeptidase, with the protein MSIENTKTLERIKNLTELHGSPGFEDEVREYMYSEMQPFVDKFIQNKMGGFYGVKKSKKNNAPRVMVAAHMDEIGFMVTHITENGMLQFTNLGVVANDIWQGQRLKIKNRHGEEIVGIVANIPKHFRTGSEVMPEIKDLMLDIGASSIEEVRDRGIEIGDTIVPHTPFTQLSQFRYSAKAWDNRYGCVLAIEILELLKDTELDVDLYVGSNVQEEVGLRGAKAAVTQIQPDIAFVVDCSPSNDIKGKQQLSGALGEGTLIRIKDGTMILKPSFRDYLLRLAEKYNISHQYYISPGGTDGGEIHKANEGIPTAVIGVCARYIHSTDAVFDIRDYFAARQLLKESITHLTKQQINILQYGNGEDEK; encoded by the coding sequence ATGAGCATAGAAAATACGAAAACTTTAGAACGAATAAAAAACTTAACAGAACTTCATGGTTCCCCTGGTTTTGAGGATGAAGTTAGAGAATACATGTATAGCGAAATGCAACCTTTTGTAGACAAATTTATTCAAAATAAAATGGGTGGCTTTTACGGTGTTAAAAAATCTAAAAAGAACAATGCACCAAGAGTAATGGTTGCTGCACATATGGATGAAATTGGATTTATGGTTACTCATATTACTGAAAATGGTATGCTTCAATTCACAAATTTAGGTGTCGTTGCAAATGATATATGGCAAGGCCAAAGATTAAAAATAAAAAATAGACACGGTGAAGAAATTGTTGGTATTGTTGCGAATATCCCTAAACATTTCCGAACAGGTAGTGAAGTCATGCCTGAAATCAAAGATTTAATGTTAGACATTGGTGCATCATCAATAGAAGAAGTCAGGGATAGAGGAATTGAAATTGGGGATACTATTGTTCCGCATACCCCATTTACACAATTATCACAATTTAGATATTCTGCAAAAGCATGGGATAATAGATATGGTTGTGTCTTAGCAATTGAAATACTTGAATTACTTAAAGATACTGAATTAGACGTGGATTTATATGTAGGTTCTAACGTACAAGAAGAAGTTGGTTTACGTGGGGCTAAAGCAGCAGTAACACAAATACAACCAGATATTGCTTTTGTCGTTGATTGTTCACCATCCAATGATATAAAAGGGAAGCAACAACTTTCTGGAGCACTAGGGGAGGGGACATTAATCCGTATTAAAGACGGTACAATGATTTTAAAACCTAGTTTCAGAGATTACTTATTACGTTTAGCAGAAAAATATAATATTTCACATCAATATTATATTTCCCCAGGTGGTACTGATGGTGGGGAAATTCACAAAGCAAATGAAGGTATACCTACAGCAGTAATTGGCGTATGTGCACGCTATATTCATAGTACAGATGCTGTTTTTGATATAAGAGACTATTTTGCTGCAAGACAACTACTTAAAGAGAGCATTACGCATTTAACAAAACAACAAATTAATATTTTACAATATGGAAATGGAGAAGATGAAAAATGA
- a CDS encoding thioredoxin family protein: MKQLASEEQFEELKQGHTVFEFTADWCPDCKVIEPDLPQLEEKYDQFQFVSVDRDQFIDLCIENDILGIPSFLIFKEGQLTGSYNEKERKSIEQIDQFLSKHV, translated from the coding sequence ATGAAACAACTTGCATCCGAAGAACAGTTTGAAGAATTAAAGCAAGGTCATACTGTATTTGAATTTACAGCAGATTGGTGCCCAGACTGTAAAGTAATAGAACCAGATTTACCTCAATTAGAAGAGAAATATGATCAATTTCAATTCGTATCAGTAGATAGAGATCAATTTATTGATTTATGTATTGAAAATGATATCTTAGGAATTCCAAGTTTTTTAATTTTTAAAGAAGGTCAATTGACTGGAAGTTATAATGAAAAAGAAAGAAAATCAATTGAACAAATTGATCAATTTTTATCTAAACATGTATAA
- a CDS encoding DUF1444 domain-containing protein, whose product MNVFQIRDKLKERLKHLDVEFKFDREEETLRIYRADNQKGVTIKLNAIVAKYEEQKGKIIDEICYYVEEAIAQMADQSIKQLDDIKVMPVIRAKSFDKKTKEGHPLVYSEHIAETNIYYALDLGKSYRLIDESMLATLNITIQQVKEISLFNVRKLDNQCSTDEVKGNIFYFINSNDGYDASRILNTTFLNEVQGQCQGEMLVAVPHQDVLIIADIRNKTGYDVMAHLTMEFFTKGLVPITALPFGYDQGHLEPIFILGKNNKQKRNPDVIQRLEANRKKFKDK is encoded by the coding sequence ATGAATGTCTTTCAAATAAGAGATAAGTTGAAAGAACGTTTAAAACATTTAGACGTAGAATTCAAATTTGATAGAGAAGAAGAAACGTTACGTATATATAGAGCTGATAATCAAAAGGGTGTAACGATTAAACTTAACGCTATTGTCGCTAAATATGAAGAACAAAAAGGCAAGATTATAGACGAAATTTGTTATTATGTCGAAGAGGCGATTGCGCAAATGGCTGATCAATCTATTAAGCAATTAGATGATATTAAAGTTATGCCTGTCATTAGAGCAAAGAGTTTCGATAAAAAGACAAAAGAAGGCCATCCTCTCGTTTATAGTGAACACATTGCTGAAACAAATATCTATTATGCGTTAGATTTAGGTAAATCTTATCGTTTAATTGATGAAAGTATGTTAGCAACTTTAAATATAACAATTCAGCAAGTGAAAGAAATATCTTTATTTAATGTCAGAAAGCTAGATAATCAATGTTCTACCGATGAAGTTAAAGGTAATATATTTTACTTCATTAATTCTAATGATGGATATGATGCTAGCCGAATTTTGAACACAACATTTTTAAATGAGGTTCAAGGACAATGTCAAGGTGAAATGCTTGTAGCTGTGCCTCACCAAGATGTTTTAATCATTGCTGATATTCGTAACAAAACGGGTTATGATGTTATGGCACATTTAACGATGGAGTTTTTCACTAAAGGATTAGTACCAATAACCGCCTTACCATTTGGCTATGACCAAGGACATTTGGAACCGATTTTTATTTTAGGAAAAAATAACAAACAAAAGAGAAACCCTGATGTTATTCAAAGGTTAGAAGCAAACAGGAAAAAATTTAAAGATAAATAA
- the ytpR gene encoding YtpR family tRNA-binding protein, translated as MNLFYNPNGVGDVALLQIEPTDGPFDYNKRSDVVEITKDGEVVGYNIFNIGEKINLNGNGYIKLTSEIIDTLQQAISSAGFKYQLDTDLSPKFVVGYVETKDEHPDADKLSVLYVNVGNETLQIVCGVPNVEAGQKVVVAKVGAVMPSGMVIKDAQLRGVDSNGMICSMRELNLPNAPQEKGIMVLNDNYDIGQAFFE; from the coding sequence ATGAACTTATTTTACAATCCAAATGGTGTTGGAGATGTTGCATTACTTCAAATCGAACCAACGGATGGACCATTTGATTATAATAAACGGAGTGATGTTGTAGAGATTACAAAAGATGGTGAAGTTGTAGGTTATAACATTTTCAATATAGGTGAAAAGATTAATTTAAATGGTAACGGATATATAAAACTGACTTCTGAAATCATTGACACATTACAACAAGCCATTTCAAGTGCAGGTTTTAAATATCAATTAGACACAGACTTATCACCAAAATTTGTGGTAGGATATGTTGAAACAAAAGACGAACACCCAGATGCTGATAAGCTCAGTGTGCTATATGTAAATGTAGGTAATGAAACACTTCAAATTGTATGTGGTGTACCAAATGTTGAAGCAGGTCAAAAAGTAGTTGTTGCAAAAGTGGGTGCAGTGATGCCGAGTGGAATGGTTATAAAAGATGCACAATTGCGCGGTGTTGACTCAAACGGAATGATATGTTCTATGAGAGAATTAAATTTACCGAACGCTCCACAAGAAAAGGGAATTATGGTGTTAAATGATAATTATGACATTGGGCAAGCATTTTTTGAATAA